The genomic window GCGTGGTTGGCACCTACAACTAAAATTTTCATAATATCCTTTCGTATAAATAAAATTATTAATTGAATTTATCTATTTTTTCATTAATAATTAAGTTTATTTTATCACTTATTAACTTAAAAATAGATTTTTTTCATAAATGTGGAAATGTGGAAAATCACTGCTTTTGACAATTACAAATATTTATTTTTAACTAAAAATTCTTGAATTCTACACTTAAAATCACTTTATTTTTAAGGTCTATTTTAACTTTAGCATAACTGAAAGAGCTACCAAAACGTGGATAAGTTATGCTACCTGGGTTTATAAACGCTGGATAGTTATCTTTAGATTCAAAATAATTTGGAAAATGAGTGTGTCCATAAATGATTAAGTCATTATTTTTATATTTTAAGAATGTAGATCTTAGTTTATGATAATCCATTAAAGTGTTATAGTTTCCAAA from Mycoplasma anserisalpingitidis includes these protein-coding regions:
- a CDS encoding metallophosphoesterase family protein; the encoded protein is MNETIEILCMSDIHGNYRKAEEILKHENYDISFFSGDSELNDSWVNKHFNFAVCGNNDFLSSLDSVVEVTISNFKFVLTHGHEFGNYNTLMDYHKLRSTFLKYKNNDLIIYGHTHFPNYFESKDNYPAFINPGSITYPRFGSSFSYAKVKIDLKNKVILSVEFKNF